A DNA window from Methanobacteriaceae archaeon contains the following coding sequences:
- a CDS encoding ATP-binding protein — MDYFHDEKMEKIFKALKQPKNIDDLQLSDSFVKGLILKIIASYGTVKTSTINELTGIHWDILEVTLSQMEKSGFCAPVSGGFLFSSVEYTITKKGREKVKGIAEENPYIGIAPVPYEEYFEIMKVQMHHRHPIKIPPEVIQKTFNQVVGVEYAKEALIESCIIGKGIFVYGPPGTGKTFIISTMPDLLPPLVIPKYIEFGGKVIQLYDPDFHKKCEEQPSDPRWVKIYAPFVLTGSELNLNKLETNYDPNKGVYETSPIIKANGGILLIDDLGRQRDDHELILNRLIVPMENKKDVVYVRGIPVILHTHFIPAFSTNLDISIMDEAHLRRAPLHIFLKNPEIEEVAEVFRRNLEDLGETFEPEALERFMKVYQSKKEGGEGLQPSFAHSRDLAQICQAVRINCNKNTIDTQVMEDALDKHVLIVLQRMNIDIAQISHKTRSYRLKVDDLEKTYDALFHFGASNISYENSSILTDVDESTSPAELADYLREKGIKVEKVDLIAETEKELRRTLLNW, encoded by the coding sequence ATGGACTACTTTCACGATGAAAAAATGGAAAAAATTTTCAAAGCTCTAAAACAGCCTAAAAACATTGATGATCTCCAGCTGTCTGACAGTTTTGTTAAAGGATTGATACTGAAAATTATCGCCAGTTATGGTACGGTGAAAACCAGCACCATTAATGAATTAACCGGAATACATTGGGATATTCTGGAGGTTACTTTAAGTCAAATGGAGAAAAGTGGTTTCTGCGCACCGGTTAGTGGAGGTTTTCTATTTTCCAGTGTTGAATACACAATAACCAAAAAAGGGCGTGAAAAGGTTAAGGGCATTGCTGAAGAAAACCCTTACATTGGTATTGCACCCGTCCCCTATGAAGAGTACTTTGAGATCATGAAGGTGCAGATGCACCACCGCCATCCCATTAAAATCCCTCCAGAAGTAATACAGAAAACCTTTAATCAAGTGGTGGGAGTTGAATATGCCAAAGAAGCATTAATTGAGTCCTGTATTATTGGAAAAGGAATTTTCGTTTATGGACCACCTGGTACTGGAAAAACATTTATCATCAGCACCATGCCTGATCTTTTACCTCCTCTGGTAATCCCCAAATACATAGAATTTGGTGGGAAAGTTATACAACTTTACGATCCAGATTTTCATAAAAAATGTGAAGAACAGCCCAGTGATCCTCGTTGGGTTAAAATTTATGCTCCGTTCGTTCTGACTGGTTCAGAATTGAATTTGAACAAATTAGAAACCAATTACGATCCTAATAAAGGTGTTTATGAAACTTCTCCCATTATTAAAGCAAATGGAGGTATCCTTCTCATAGATGATTTGGGAAGACAACGGGATGATCATGAACTCATCCTAAACCGATTAATCGTGCCCATGGAAAATAAGAAGGATGTAGTTTATGTGCGTGGTATTCCCGTTATTCTCCACACTCATTTCATCCCCGCATTTTCAACCAACCTAGATATAAGTATTATGGATGAAGCTCACCTGCGACGAGCCCCCTTACATATCTTCCTAAAAAATCCAGAGATTGAAGAAGTGGCTGAGGTTTTCCGTAGGAATCTAGAAGATCTGGGAGAAACATTCGAACCAGAAGCTCTGGAAAGATTCATGAAAGTTTATCAATCAAAGAAAGAGGGTGGTGAAGGTTTACAGCCCAGTTTTGCTCATTCACGTGATTTAGCTCAAATATGCCAAGCAGTACGTATCAACTGTAACAAAAACACTATAGACACCCAGGTCATGGAAGATGCTCTGGATAAACACGTGCTTATTGTGCTGCAGAGGATGAACATTGACATAGCTCAGATTTCCCATAAAACTCGCTCCTACCGGTTGAAAGTTGATGACCTGGAAAAAACATACGATGCCCTATTCCATTTTGGTGCCAGCAATATATCCTATGAAAATAGTTCTATACTCACAGATGTGGATGAAAGCACCAGTCCAGCTGAATTAGCAGATTACTTACGGGAAAAAGGTATTAAAGTTGAAAAAGTTGATTTAATAGCTGAAACAGAAAAAGAACTTAGGAGAACCCTCTTGAACTGGTGA
- a CDS encoding TIGR02253 family HAD-type hydrolase, with protein sequence MIKAVFFDIDDTLYDTSGFAELARKAALRAMIDAGLPLTNQDAYLLLREIIAEKGSNYNKHFNILTKRVLGDENPRLIALGMITYHNVKFALLRLFPDTMSTLIYLKKNNYQLGAISNGLTIKQWEKLIRLDLYHFFDDVVTSEEAGSEKPHIEIFQMALKRMGCQAEKSVMVGNKFSEDILGATNAGMSAILVNSKLTDEEENIIKREGLDVEVISDIGQVKDIL encoded by the coding sequence ATGATCAAAGCTGTTTTTTTTGATATAGATGATACTTTGTATGATACTTCTGGTTTTGCGGAGTTAGCTCGTAAAGCTGCACTAAGAGCCATGATCGATGCTGGTTTACCCTTAACAAATCAGGATGCCTACTTGCTTTTGCGTGAGATCATTGCTGAGAAAGGATCTAACTACAATAAACACTTCAATATATTAACCAAACGCGTTCTTGGAGATGAAAACCCACGACTCATAGCTTTGGGCATGATCACCTACCACAATGTTAAATTCGCTCTTTTAAGACTCTTCCCTGACACCATGTCCACCCTCATTTACCTTAAAAAAAATAACTACCAACTGGGAGCAATCTCCAATGGTTTAACCATTAAGCAATGGGAGAAACTCATAAGACTGGATCTTTATCATTTCTTTGATGATGTGGTAACCTCAGAAGAGGCCGGGTCGGAAAAACCACATATCGAAATCTTTCAAATGGCCTTAAAACGCATGGGATGTCAGGCTGAAAAATCAGTGATGGTGGGAAATAAATTCAGTGAGGATATACTGGGAGCAACCAACGCCGGAATGTCTGCTATACTTGTGAATTCTAAATTAACTGATGAAGAAGAAAATATTATAAAAAGAGAAGGTCTGGATGTGGAAGTGATTTCAGACATTGGTCAGGTTAAAGACATACTTTAA
- a CDS encoding 30S ribosomal protein S8e, translating to MAIWQGRSVRKPTGARAKSNRNKRKMEFGREAAETKIGDRRIKKIRTKGGNEKIRLTNEQKINVVNPETQEVELAEIISVVENQANTHFVRRNIITKGAVVETSVGKVKVTSRPGQDGIINGTMVKE from the coding sequence ATGGCAATATGGCAAGGAAGATCCGTGAGAAAACCAACTGGTGCACGGGCTAAAAGTAATCGTAACAAAAGAAAAATGGAATTTGGTAGGGAAGCTGCAGAAACCAAAATTGGAGATCGGAGAATAAAAAAAATCCGAACCAAAGGTGGGAATGAAAAGATCCGACTCACCAATGAACAGAAAATCAACGTAGTTAACCCCGAAACCCAAGAAGTAGAACTAGCCGAAATTATCAGTGTGGTGGAAAACCAGGCAAACACTCACTTTGTAAGGCGTAATATCATCACTAAAGGTGCAGTTGTTGAAACCAGCGTGGGTAAAGTTAAAGTTACCTCCAGACCTGGTCAGGATGGTATTATCAACGGAACTATGGTTAAAGAATAG
- a CDS encoding iron-containing alcohol dehydrogenase, translating into MDNVLELRKFVAPEFIFGSGARLLVGRYAKNFGARKVLVVTDPHVLSLGLVNPVFESLKDEGIDYVVYSNVTPNPNEEQVMQGSNVNLNENCNFIVAVGGGSPMDCAKAIGIVCSNNKDVCEFEGVDKVAVPSPPLICIPTTAGSAADVSQFAIITDSRRKLKMAIVSKTVVPDVALIDPETTLTMDRFLTLCTGFDVLSHAVEAYGSNASSPITDLHALEAIRLVASNLIPTSNDLQNIDLRAQMMLSSLHAGLAFSNASLGLIHAMAHSLGGFLDLPHGECNAILLDHVVEFNFESEVEKYRQIGEALGLQLGGVSDNEAKRILIGGIRDLKAQAGINHSLKDAGVTTSDIPELARKAMNDACIITNPRRPSLSDVEVIFKNAL; encoded by the coding sequence ATGGATAATGTATTGGAATTAAGAAAATTCGTGGCACCAGAATTCATTTTTGGCAGTGGTGCCAGATTACTTGTGGGACGTTATGCTAAGAATTTCGGTGCCCGTAAAGTTTTAGTGGTCACAGATCCTCATGTACTTTCTTTAGGCTTGGTTAATCCTGTTTTTGAATCTTTGAAGGATGAAGGAATTGATTACGTAGTATATTCTAATGTCACACCAAACCCCAATGAGGAACAGGTAATGCAAGGATCCAATGTTAACTTGAATGAAAACTGCAACTTCATTGTAGCAGTGGGTGGTGGTAGTCCCATGGATTGTGCCAAGGCTATTGGGATTGTGTGTTCCAATAATAAGGATGTGTGCGAATTTGAAGGTGTGGATAAAGTTGCTGTTCCATCACCACCACTGATCTGCATACCAACAACAGCGGGAAGCGCTGCAGATGTTTCCCAGTTTGCAATAATAACTGACAGCCGGCGTAAATTAAAGATGGCAATTGTTAGTAAGACTGTGGTGCCAGATGTTGCATTGATTGACCCGGAAACAACTCTTACCATGGACAGATTCCTAACCCTTTGCACAGGTTTTGATGTTTTAAGCCATGCTGTAGAGGCCTATGGCTCTAATGCCAGTTCACCCATCACAGATTTACATGCACTGGAAGCCATTCGCTTAGTAGCATCTAACCTCATTCCCACCAGTAATGATCTGCAAAACATTGATTTAAGGGCTCAGATGATGTTAAGCAGTCTACATGCAGGATTAGCATTTTCCAATGCAAGTCTTGGACTTATACATGCAATGGCCCATAGCCTGGGTGGTTTTTTGGATTTGCCCCATGGTGAGTGTAATGCCATACTCCTGGACCATGTGGTTGAATTCAATTTTGAATCAGAAGTGGAGAAATACCGGCAAATAGGCGAAGCTCTTGGACTTCAATTAGGGGGAGTCAGTGACAATGAGGCTAAAAGAATTCTTATTGGCGGAATAAGAGATCTGAAGGCCCAAGCAGGTATAAACCATTCTCTCAAAGATGCTGGGGTAACTACCAGTGATATTCCAGAACTGGCCAGAAAAGCCATGAATGATGCATGTATTATTACCAATCCCCGAAGACCGAGTCTGAGTGATGTAGAGGTGATTTTTAAAAATGCCCTCTGA
- a CDS encoding PAS domain S-box protein, protein MPSDPDQNWNSIREKIIGLGEQSIRKSYYPELQQRLSELERFRALLDETNDAIFLLEVSSGRFADVNYSACQQLGYSPQKMLEMSVKDIIAPDEIGEMNDIFRILIEEKDVENRRTVETVLRRKDSSRMCVEINLSLVSFSDDFYIVMVARDITERKEFEKSLKSSLKEKEVLIREIHHRVKNNMQIISSLLNLQKQYVNDDEAVNVLLESQNRVRSMAMIHEKLYKTRNFSEINFADYIKSLVDDLFHSYGADPAKIKKKMILKEVMLGLETAIPCGLIISELVTNTLKYAFPNDMKGEFKIELDSDGEKYCLTISDDGVGIPPHINFGETETLGLQLVSTLVNQLEGRVELSRNKGTKFRIFFRELEYSERI, encoded by the coding sequence ATGCCCTCTGATCCGGATCAAAATTGGAACTCTATCCGTGAGAAAATAATAGGTTTAGGGGAACAATCTATTAGAAAGAGTTATTACCCGGAACTGCAGCAACGGCTTTCTGAATTAGAGCGGTTTAGGGCCTTATTAGATGAAACTAACGATGCTATATTTCTTTTAGAAGTATCTTCCGGACGTTTTGCTGATGTTAATTACTCTGCCTGCCAGCAACTTGGATATTCACCTCAGAAAATGCTGGAAATGTCTGTTAAGGATATCATAGCTCCTGATGAGATAGGGGAGATGAATGACATTTTCCGGATTTTAATTGAGGAAAAAGATGTTGAAAATCGTAGAACCGTTGAAACAGTGCTGCGTAGGAAAGATAGTTCCAGGATGTGTGTGGAAATCAACCTTAGCCTGGTTAGTTTCAGTGATGACTTTTATATTGTCATGGTGGCACGTGATATAACCGAACGCAAGGAGTTTGAAAAATCACTTAAATCTTCCCTCAAAGAAAAAGAAGTTTTAATACGTGAAATACATCACCGGGTTAAAAACAACATGCAAATTATCTCCAGTTTACTCAACCTGCAAAAACAGTATGTAAATGATGATGAAGCAGTGAATGTACTTCTGGAAAGCCAGAACAGAGTTAGATCAATGGCCATGATCCATGAAAAACTCTACAAAACCAGGAATTTCTCAGAAATAAACTTCGCAGATTACATAAAAAGTCTGGTGGATGATCTTTTCCATTCCTATGGTGCAGATCCCGCCAAAATCAAAAAGAAGATGATTTTGAAAGAAGTGATGTTGGGATTAGAAACAGCCATTCCTTGTGGCCTTATAATCAGTGAACTGGTAACCAACACTCTCAAATATGCTTTTCCCAATGATATGAAGGGTGAGTTTAAAATCGAACTTGATTCAGATGGGGAGAAATATTGTCTTACTATTAGTGATGATGGTGTGGGTATACCGCCCCATATTAACTTTGGTGAAACAGAAACACTGGGTTTGCAACTGGTCAGCACACTGGTGAATCAATTGGAGGGTAGAGTTGAACTAAGCCGCAATAAGGGAACTAAGTTTAGAATATTTTTCAGAGAATTAGAGTATTCTGAAAGAATTTAA
- the hypE gene encoding hydrogenase expression/formation protein HypE, translating into MKIGMSHGAGGELMQGLISEMILGNIKNKNVNGGLGLDELDDGGTIPLGENEIVISTDSHTIDPLFFPGGDIGRISMAGTVNDVSVMGARPLAIANAMIISEGFPGEDMERIIKSMDEVCQETGVAIVTGDTKVMEQDKLDKMIICTTGIGIASKDAITRDSNLKVGDKVILTGSVGDHGISLMSYREGFGFETDLKSDVAPVWGMVEAALNIGGVHAMKDPTRGGIANALNEMAFKSGLGMYLDEEKIPVKREVHAASEMLGIDPYEVANEGKVIMSVEADKADEILAAIRKTRYGEEAQIIGEITSDKHVILETTMGGKRILEAPIADPVPRVC; encoded by the coding sequence ATGAAGATCGGAATGTCACATGGGGCTGGTGGAGAGTTAATGCAGGGCCTCATCTCAGAAATGATACTGGGTAACATCAAAAACAAAAATGTAAACGGTGGATTGGGTCTGGATGAATTGGATGATGGGGGAACTATTCCCCTTGGTGAAAATGAGATTGTTATAAGTACAGATAGTCATACCATTGACCCATTATTCTTCCCGGGAGGAGACATTGGTAGAATATCAATGGCTGGTACAGTGAACGATGTTTCTGTCATGGGAGCCCGTCCACTGGCAATAGCCAATGCCATGATCATCAGTGAGGGGTTTCCAGGTGAGGATATGGAACGCATTATCAAATCTATGGATGAGGTGTGCCAGGAAACAGGTGTGGCCATTGTTACCGGGGATACCAAGGTAATGGAGCAAGATAAACTGGATAAAATGATTATATGTACTACCGGGATAGGAATAGCTTCTAAGGATGCCATAACCCGTGATTCTAATCTCAAAGTGGGAGACAAGGTCATCCTCACTGGTAGTGTGGGAGATCATGGAATATCATTAATGAGCTACCGGGAAGGATTCGGCTTTGAAACAGACCTGAAATCTGATGTGGCTCCAGTATGGGGTATGGTGGAAGCTGCCCTGAACATCGGAGGGGTGCATGCCATGAAAGACCCCACCCGTGGTGGAATTGCCAATGCTCTTAATGAAATGGCCTTTAAATCTGGATTGGGGATGTATCTTGATGAAGAGAAAATACCAGTAAAACGAGAAGTGCACGCTGCCTCAGAGATGCTGGGAATAGACCCCTACGAGGTAGCCAATGAAGGTAAAGTTATTATGAGTGTTGAGGCTGACAAGGCTGATGAAATATTAGCAGCCATTCGTAAAACACGGTATGGAGAAGAGGCGCAGATCATTGGTGAGATAACTTCAGATAAACATGTGATTCTGGAAACTACAATGGGTGGTAAGAGGATACTGGAGGCGCCAATCGCAGATCCAGTGCCAAGAGTATGTTAA
- a CDS encoding RDD family protein encodes MQEFWGLRLAALIIDVIFITLLLWILTALIYPLIAWTGGFAILNFWLLLWGIITLLYFTIMEGKWCTTLGKGLFKFKVRSDEGEMNYKKALLRNLSKFLIIPLVVDIAVGFRAEKETKKRYLDHFAGTRVVKSGLK; translated from the coding sequence ATGCAGGAATTTTGGGGTTTAAGACTGGCAGCTTTAATAATTGACGTAATTTTCATAACTCTCCTTTTATGGATTCTAACTGCATTAATCTACCCATTAATAGCATGGACTGGTGGCTTCGCAATTTTGAACTTCTGGCTCCTTTTATGGGGAATCATCACCCTGCTATATTTCACTATAATGGAAGGAAAATGGTGCACCACACTGGGCAAAGGTTTATTCAAATTTAAAGTCAGGTCTGATGAAGGTGAAATGAACTATAAAAAAGCATTACTAAGAAATCTCTCCAAATTTCTAATTATACCACTGGTGGTTGATATTGCAGTGGGTTTCAGGGCTGAAAAGGAAACTAAAAAACGATATCTTGATCATTTTGCTGGGACAAGAGTCGTAAAATCTGGATTAAAATGA
- a CDS encoding cobalt-precorrin-8 methylmutase → MKTMSMGASTKQGYEIAAKSRKIVRSLIDSKTENLSTEERSIVERIVHSTADPDYADITLMSDDFVSESLKAITAGKDILTDINMVRVGINKYSGNIKCYIGDERAVELAREKEITRAAAAVELAAQEGFDGVVVIGNAPTALWKVMELIESGSIKVTSVIGVPVGFVGAAESKKALQESSTPYLVTEGPKGGTPVAVAAVNSLINIMNANKKS, encoded by the coding sequence GTGAAAACAATGTCTATGGGTGCATCAACCAAACAGGGCTACGAGATTGCTGCAAAAAGTAGGAAGATAGTCAGATCCCTCATCGATTCCAAAACCGAGAACTTGTCAACTGAGGAAAGATCAATAGTGGAGAGAATTGTACACTCTACTGCAGATCCAGACTATGCGGATATAACCCTTATGAGTGATGATTTCGTTAGCGAAAGTCTTAAGGCAATTACTGCTGGAAAGGATATCCTGACAGATATTAACATGGTTAGAGTGGGTATAAATAAGTACTCCGGAAATATCAAATGTTATATAGGTGATGAGAGGGCTGTTGAACTTGCCCGGGAAAAAGAAATCACCCGAGCTGCTGCGGCTGTAGAATTAGCTGCTCAAGAGGGTTTTGATGGTGTGGTGGTGATTGGAAACGCTCCCACAGCATTGTGGAAAGTAATGGAATTGATTGAATCAGGTTCAATTAAGGTAACCTCAGTCATAGGAGTCCCAGTAGGTTTCGTAGGTGCTGCAGAATCAAAAAAAGCACTTCAGGAAAGTTCAACCCCCTATCTGGTTACTGAAGGCCCTAAAGGAGGAACACCTGTAGCAGTGGCTGCTGTAAATTCTCTGATTAATATTATGAATGCTAATAAAAAATCCTAA
- the hemL gene encoding glutamate-1-semialdehyde 2,1-aminomutase, which translates to MKSEDLFKEAKNYLPGGVDSPVRAFKPYPFFALKGKGPLLFDVDGNSYIDYCLAYGPLVLGHSYPPVMKAVGEQLSRGSAYGVPTEAEIELAKEVINRIPCAEMVRFVNSGTEATMSAIRLARAVTGRQKIVKFEGAYHGAHDYVLVKSGSGAVGLPDSPGVPEETTRNTVLVPFNNEEALVSLMEKEGENLAAIILEPVMGNVGCIPPKNGFLEFLRDITSEYNVILIFDEVITGFRIAKGGAQDYFGVTPDLVTLGKILGGGFPMGAFAGSKEFMELIAPSGDVYQAGTFNGNPISITAGLETLKHLDNRFYQDLEVKGLQMRRGIKDIIQDAALEYQVMGLSSMFQVYFTEEEVWDYAQAKSADTEKFGNYFHSLLNNEVFIPPSQFECCFLSQSHSTEDIQKTLEAMEKGIKNIER; encoded by the coding sequence ATGAAATCTGAGGATTTGTTTAAAGAAGCTAAAAATTATCTTCCAGGCGGGGTTGATTCTCCAGTAAGGGCTTTTAAACCATACCCATTCTTTGCTTTAAAGGGAAAGGGCCCCCTACTTTTTGATGTTGATGGAAACAGTTACATTGATTACTGTCTAGCCTATGGGCCACTGGTCTTGGGCCATTCCTATCCTCCGGTGATGAAAGCTGTTGGAGAACAACTGAGCAGGGGATCAGCATACGGAGTTCCCACTGAAGCCGAGATTGAACTGGCGAAAGAAGTTATAAACAGGATTCCCTGTGCTGAAATGGTTCGTTTTGTAAACTCAGGCACGGAAGCTACCATGAGCGCCATTAGATTAGCCAGAGCAGTTACAGGTCGGCAAAAAATAGTCAAGTTCGAAGGAGCCTATCATGGTGCCCATGACTATGTATTGGTCAAATCAGGTTCTGGAGCTGTGGGATTACCAGATTCTCCCGGAGTCCCGGAAGAAACTACTCGAAATACAGTTCTTGTTCCTTTCAATAATGAAGAAGCCCTTGTCTCCCTGATGGAAAAAGAAGGCGAAAACCTGGCCGCCATAATACTGGAACCCGTCATGGGAAATGTAGGATGCATCCCTCCAAAAAATGGTTTTCTTGAATTTTTAAGAGATATAACATCAGAATATAACGTTATACTCATTTTTGATGAAGTAATAACTGGTTTTAGAATAGCAAAAGGTGGAGCACAGGATTATTTTGGTGTAACACCAGATCTGGTAACATTAGGAAAAATTTTAGGAGGAGGTTTCCCTATGGGGGCATTTGCAGGATCCAAAGAATTTATGGAACTAATTGCTCCATCTGGAGATGTTTACCAGGCGGGAACATTTAATGGAAATCCTATTTCCATCACTGCTGGACTTGAAACGTTAAAACATCTTGATAACAGGTTTTACCAGGATTTAGAAGTTAAAGGACTGCAAATGCGAAGGGGAATTAAGGACATAATACAGGATGCTGCCCTTGAATATCAGGTTATGGGTTTATCATCAATGTTCCAGGTTTATTTCACTGAAGAGGAGGTCTGGGATTATGCTCAGGCTAAATCTGCAGATACAGAAAAATTTGGGAACTACTTCCACTCACTACTCAATAATGAAGTTTTTATTCCCCCATCACAGTTCGAGTGTTGTTTCCTATCCCAAAGTCATTCAACTGAAGACATTCAAAAAACACTAGAAGCCATGGAAAAAGGAATTAAAAATATAGAAAGATAA
- the mtxX gene encoding methanogenesis marker protein Mmp4/MtxX encodes MKIAAGVGENKAIIKAAQKVESEVILTESEEELINLILNGEVEAAVRGSLSASHLMAFFREKYSHIYRASLMEFEGGQFLLAPVGIDEGDTLEQKEKIIEYGAQFLEEMGIKPKIAILSGGRPQDKGRSSRIDESIHDAIKLARITRDKYAVKHYFILIEDAINDGANIILAPDGICGNLIFRSLVFIGSIKSHGAVTLGIKEIFIDTSRSQNEEGYLRALKLAEKLAAKHK; translated from the coding sequence ATGAAAATTGCAGCAGGTGTGGGTGAGAACAAAGCTATAATTAAAGCAGCCCAGAAGGTTGAGAGTGAAGTGATCTTAACTGAATCTGAAGAAGAACTTATTAATTTAATATTAAATGGTGAAGTTGAGGCTGCAGTAAGGGGATCGTTAAGTGCCTCTCATTTAATGGCTTTTTTCAGGGAAAAATATTCCCATATATACCGTGCATCTTTAATGGAGTTTGAAGGAGGTCAGTTTTTACTTGCACCAGTGGGAATTGATGAGGGGGACACCCTGGAACAGAAGGAAAAGATCATTGAATACGGGGCTCAATTTTTAGAAGAAATGGGTATTAAACCAAAAATTGCTATTCTTTCCGGTGGCAGACCTCAGGATAAAGGTCGAAGTTCCCGCATTGATGAGTCAATTCATGACGCTATAAAGTTAGCTAGAATCACAAGGGATAAATATGCAGTTAAACATTACTTTATATTGATTGAAGATGCTATTAATGATGGTGCTAACATAATACTAGCACCTGATGGAATATGTGGAAACCTAATTTTCCGCAGCCTCGTTTTTATAGGTTCCATAAAAAGCCATGGTGCAGTGACCCTTGGAATTAAGGAAATATTTATAGACACATCACGATCACAGAATGAAGAAGGATACTTAAGAGCTCTTAAACTCGCTGAAAAACTTGCAGCAAAACATAAATAG
- the uppS gene encoding di-trans,poly-cis-decaprenylcistransferase, with protein sequence MSPLKPLYRLYEWYISRNLRPENMPKHVAIIMDGNRRYSKIQGNRDAIEGHKMGIGTLERVLDWCVDLGIEMVTAYAFSTENFKRPPNEVEGLMKLFKENFEGIARNKKIHNNEVRVKAVGKLELLPEDVREAIRIAEESTAKYNKRQVNIAIGYDGRMEIVDAIKKIVKEVEDGKINLDDIDEDMVNKNLYTAGLEDPNLIIRTSGEERLSGFLLWQSSYSELYFCDSLWPQLRKVDFLRALRSYQQRERRFGV encoded by the coding sequence ATGTCACCCCTAAAACCTCTTTACAGACTTTATGAATGGTATATCTCCAGGAACCTCAGACCAGAGAACATGCCCAAACACGTGGCCATCATTATGGATGGTAATCGTCGGTATTCTAAGATCCAGGGAAATCGCGATGCAATTGAGGGTCATAAAATGGGTATTGGAACTTTAGAACGAGTACTTGATTGGTGTGTTGATCTGGGTATTGAGATGGTAACTGCATATGCATTCTCCACAGAAAACTTCAAACGACCCCCCAATGAAGTTGAAGGTCTAATGAAACTTTTTAAGGAAAATTTTGAGGGAATTGCCCGTAATAAGAAGATCCACAACAATGAAGTTCGTGTGAAAGCTGTGGGGAAATTGGAACTTTTACCGGAAGATGTTCGTGAAGCAATTCGCATAGCAGAAGAATCAACTGCAAAATACAATAAAAGGCAGGTAAACATTGCCATAGGCTATGACGGGCGTATGGAAATAGTGGATGCCATAAAGAAGATAGTTAAAGAAGTTGAAGATGGGAAAATCAATCTGGATGATATTGACGAGGATATGGTGAATAAAAACCTTTACACTGCAGGATTAGAAGACCCGAATCTGATTATACGAACCAGTGGTGAGGAGAGGCTCAGTGGCTTCCTTTTATGGCAATCCTCCTACTCTGAACTCTATTTCTGTGATAGTCTCTGGCCCCAACTTAGAAAAGTTGACTTTTTACGTGCTTTACGATCTTACCAGCAGAGAGAACGCAGGTTTGGTGTGTAG
- a CDS encoding TatD family hydrolase yields the protein MIDSHCHVDFKVYNKNRQEVLQRAQEKLTAIVNSGATLGGNRRTLKLAEEYKNFLFPTLGFHPSNSAKSDQTVIKQVLKEIETNIDYAVALGETGLDFNNLKGENSKNKQIKLFETFLQLAVDYQLPLVIHARDAEEKALKMVKKHHSIPQVIFHCYGGDLETANKIIEEDFFISISTIVAFSEHHQELARELPLSHLLTETDSPYLSPFKGERNEPVFVEETVKTIAEIKSIPTNEVGKITERNALKVFSL from the coding sequence GTGATTGACAGTCACTGTCATGTTGATTTTAAGGTTTATAACAAAAACCGGCAAGAGGTACTCCAGCGGGCTCAGGAAAAACTCACTGCAATAGTTAATTCCGGTGCCACTTTAGGAGGAAATCGCCGCACTCTGAAACTGGCAGAGGAATATAAAAATTTCTTATTCCCCACACTGGGATTTCACCCTTCCAATTCTGCAAAATCAGATCAAACGGTTATAAAACAGGTTTTAAAAGAAATTGAAACTAATATTGATTATGCTGTAGCTCTGGGAGAAACCGGACTGGACTTTAACAATTTGAAGGGTGAAAATAGTAAAAATAAGCAGATCAAGCTCTTTGAAACTTTCCTGCAGTTGGCAGTTGATTATCAGTTGCCCCTGGTTATACATGCCCGTGATGCAGAGGAGAAAGCCTTGAAAATGGTTAAAAAGCATCATTCAATCCCTCAAGTAATATTTCACTGTTATGGAGGAGATCTAGAAACTGCCAATAAAATCATTGAAGAAGATTTCTTCATATCAATTTCCACCATTGTAGCTTTCAGTGAACATCATCAGGAACTGGCCCGCGAACTTCCCCTATCTCACCTTCTCACAGAAACAGACAGTCCCTATTTATCTCCATTTAAGGGAGAGCGAAATGAACCAGTATTTGTAGAAGAAACAGTTAAAACCATTGCTGAGATTAAATCCATCCCCACTAATGAGGTAGGTAAAATTACTGAAAGAAATGCCCTTAAAGTATTCTCATTATGA